A region of the Falco biarmicus isolate bFalBia1 chromosome 10, bFalBia1.pri, whole genome shotgun sequence genome:
ACAACCCCCTGCCTCCCACAGAGCCATCTCCAACATCCCAGGGAACGGGACTGTGCCATACCGACGGGCACGCCAGGTGAGACGGCATCactgctccagtgctgcaggCTGTCCTGGCTCCGTGGGCTCCCGGCACCACAGCAGCGGTGCCAGCGTGGGTCCTTCTGGTCAGGTACTGACACAGGCACCACTGGTGCCTGGCACAGAGCTGAGCAGCTACACACCAGGCAGCTCTTGTTCCtgtgtgctggtgcctgggacCCCACTGCTACCTGCACACCCTGGCAGCACTggagccccctccccgcccacctCTTGGCACCGATCAGTTCAGGAAGAGGCACCTGTGctttgaaaaatctgctttttgctAAATCCACTGAGGATGATAAGCCTGGGTGACTGGGACAAGGAGGAGCCCCGGTGCTGCTCTGTTAATATGCTTATTTGCAACAAGTTTGGCTCCGTGGCAGTGAGGTTTGCACTCATGCAGTTCACGTGCTGTAGCATGGAACCATGTTTCTGCTTACAAAGGGGGATGTGGCAAAGAAAAGGACCTTTCTGTgctctgtccctgctccagggACTTTGCTCTTACTTATggacagtcccagctctcagtAGTGTGGTGGGAACCAGTGATGAGCCAGAAGCACGCTGTGGGGTCCCCATGCACAGAGAGCTAGGAGCAGGGTTTCCATTTAGCTCGGGGAACAGTGAGCTCAGGGCCAGCTGTTTCCATTGGGCCTTGGTCTCTGGAGGGCTTGGTGACAACCACGTGCTGGCACCGGGAAGGGGACAGCCAGGGAGAGCTGTGGCACAGGGGCAACGAACAGAGCATCGCCCCTCCAAGCCGTCCTGGTccctggctggtgctgagctcGCTGTATGCTCTCCCGCACTCAACGCTTTTGCTTATTCTGGCAACTAACGCATCTGCTGGCGGAGCATTCGGGGGTCACTGGCCTTGAGCGATGATGAACAATATCGCATGCTCCAGCGCAGCGCCTGGGGCGGCGGGGATGCAGCCGTTGTCTGctcggggctgggctgggaggcagagcagggcagagcgCCTGAGGCTGGGTAATCAGACACCCTCTTTGTCATGGACTTTACAGTCAGTCACACCAATTTGTCAGCAGTCACAGAACAGTAAAGCTGGTGGAGAGCTGCCCTCAGCCTGGCTGAGGCACAGAGCCATCCCTAACATTCCCTGGGCTCAGCGGCTCTCATTTGGGGTGGGGGCACGCATACAGCAATCCCCAGCCGACGGGCCCCAAGCTTCCCAGAAAGCGGAGGTGGGCACTGGGCTTTGCtccagtgctggctgctgtgagCCATGTACCTggtgcagctctggcagcacaTGGTGCCCCTCCTCTGTGGTGATACTGCGGAGAGCAGCACCACAGCACAAGAAATATGGCACAGagcttggttgccagctggctgcaggacctctgcccctgccctggcaaGGTCGCAGCATACGATGTGagcccagcctgcagagccCTCCAGGAGGGATGCTTAGAGCCCAGCATGGCCGTGGTGCCCAGGGCTATGCCGGACGTACCAGGGGCAGACAGGGCAGCTTGGGCAGAGGAGGCTGCTAAACCCTGTCACCAAGGTCCACAAATGCAGGGCTGACAGCAACCCCTTCTGCCCAGGTGCAGGGGCTGCGtgtgcagggcacagctgagccctgAGGCCAGCAGCACGGCAGAGGGGATGGCTGTACACACTCTGCCTTTGCAGATCTGGTGCTGGAGACATGGGACCTGCAGTGCGAGCGCAACGGCCGGGAGCACCGGACAGCAGAGatgggctgccagcagctggtggTGCGGCGGGGACAGCCCTTCATCATCACCCTGCACTTCTCAGGCAGGGGCTACGAGGAGGGGGTGGATAAACTCGCCTTCAACGTCGAGACAGGTGAGTGCCACCATGACCTACGTCGTGAGTGAGCATCTGCTGCAGGGCAAGCTGCCCTCTGCCCCAGGTTTGCCCCGTGCTCATGTGGGTGCTGTGCCGAGGCCCCCGACCCATCTCACACAGTCCCAGTCCCCTCCCGACAGAAGCTGgtgccatgcacagcttttATACTGAGAGAGAAAAGGTGGAAACTTGGCTCCTTAACAAGAGCCAAAGGGaagcaataaagaaataaaacaaaaaacctgccacttcctcctcctcctcccacgGCTGAGCCAGACTTGGGGCCATGCCAGAGCTGATGGCTCACTGGGAAGTGCCTTGGCTGAGGCCGGGGAACCCACCCAAGTCTCTTGCCCTTCTGAGAAACACCAGCAAAAGCCAAACTTTTCAGCCAGAGGGTTTCTCAGCACTTCTGCTGATGGTCCTTTTACCCAGCCACCCTGTCACTCAGGCATCCCCAGAGTGGGGTTTGCTCAGGAAACACAAACcctggaggaaaggaaacattCCCACTGAGCCTCCCCGAGCAGTACCGGAGATGGTACGTGGGAACAGCATCCAGCAGGTCCCTGGGGTTCCACGCTGGGGGCTtcttctgtggctgctgctgcagccctggccagaGCCTGCTGAGGGTGGCAGGGACACGGTGCAGCCACCGGGCAGGGGCTTGGCCCCTGCCAGCTCGGAGCAAAGGGAGAGGAAACTTTCTTGGGCAAGAATTATTTTGGAGCAACAGTGTCCTGCTGCATCAACCAGGCCAGAATTCAAAGTGAAACTGCACCCGGGTTTCCTTGCAGTGCAAACACTCTACTTCTTTCCCCAAAAAAGCTCCAGTCCTGCCATGGGGTCACAAACATGAACCCAGCACCACCCAGCTTCAACCTAAACCAGCAGCTCCCCTGTTGCTTCCCAGTCCCAAGGCAGCTGTGGCAGGGGTCTGTCCACCCACCGGCTCTTTATGATGCCATGCCGCATCCCGGGCAATCCCCAGCTGGTTTTGCAAGCGAGGAGGAGCCCCCGCGGCGCAGCCTCCTAGGGTGAAGGCAGAGGCTGACGGCAGCTGCCATGGGGCTGGAGTGCAGCCCGGACGCTTGCAGAAAAAGGGCAAAGGTGCTCTGGGTCTTACAAAGGCATGTGGTGACGCTGCATCCCCAGAGGTGGCCCCGGCACGTCCATCACTGCATCGGGACCCGCAGCcctggtggggcaggggctgccacACGTGAACCCCACCTCACCCTgggacagcagagctgaggaCATGTGCCATGGCAGGAAGGAGGGGAATGGCTCCGTGCACAGTTAGAGCCTGTATTTCTAAAGCAGCCGTGTTTGAAGAGCCCTGCTCAGGTGCCTGCGGGGATGCTGTGGGCtttgcaggcagggaggaggaagaagaagaggaggaggcaggctCCTGTGGCTGCTCATCCCCACAGCAGCGCCAGGCTGACCCTTGCCAAAAGGACACGGTTACCTCAATCCGGCCTCCCCGAAAGGACAGAGAGGAGAAACTGTGTCACTCTCATGAGTTCATGAGTATTTTTGGTGACTCGCCTAGTGTCCTGCCCATGCCGTGGGTGAAGGCTGGCAGGGCACCCAGGGCTGCACGCCTGGCACGGGGGAGTGGACAGTGGTGGCACCACCAACCTGGCTGCCGGCCAGCCCTGCACAGGCACTGGCATTGCCACCACACCGTGCTCGGCTGGGCTGGCTGTCACCGGTCCCCAGtggagcagtgctgggagccGGCCCAATGCAGGTGGCGtgggtgcagctgctgctcagagggGCCAGCCGGGATCACGCTGTCCTCGGCTCCAGCGCTGCAGCCACTGATGTAATCGCTAATCATGGGATGTTTGCAGCAACGCCTGAGGCTGCGCACATGTAGTGGGGCTCCTGCCAGGAGCACCCCGGTGGTGATGGGGGCGCTGGGGTTTGCAGCCGGGACTCCCACAcgtggggctgcagcaggaccgGGCTGCAGTGGGACTTGGCGGCCCCGGTGCAGCCTCGGGAAGGAGGCATGGCTCTGTGAGAAGGGGGGGCACCCCCTCTGCTCTCTTGGCCCTGGGGCACATGTGGGGTGAgtccccctccctgctgccccttcccagaCAGCAAGGGATGTGCCTGAGCTTCCTGCGGCTGGGCTGCCCTGTGGCCCCAGCACCCAACAAACCAGTGACCATTCCTGTATTGCGAGAGCCAAGGTCTGGGCAGCCaccacagggcagggggcacaggAGCACCACGGGGCAGGTCCCCTTGGCACAAGCACTGGGAGAGCTGTTGTGCTGCTTCTTGGCAGGGCCCTGCCCCATCGAGACGTCGGGAACCAAATCCCACTTTGCCGTGACCGACTTCCCAGAAGAATCGGGCTGGAGCGCCGTGGtccagcagcaggatggggactCGCTCTCCATCTCgctctgctcccctgccagcGCCTGCATCGGCCGCTACAGCCTGACGCTGGAGACCTCCACCGGCTACCAGGGCACCAGCTGCCACATAGGCCACTTCGTTCTGCTCTTTAATGCCTGGCACCCAGGTGAGGCTCTCACCTTCCTGAGACCTGGGGCTCCCAGGTAAGGAGAGCACAAGccaccccccagctctgctggggcagcgCATCCCCATGGGTCTCACACCACTGCAGACCCCAAGTGCCCCAGGCCCTGCCCTGAGCTTATGTCTAAGCAGAAATCCCTACTTTGCTTCCACCTCCACATGGTCCCCACAGCAGGTCAGGGCCATGAGCACAGTCCCCTACCCCAGGACACACACAGCCCCTTTGCCAGCCCCCCAAACACCCTACCCGAGCTGCCCCATCGGAGCTCACCACTGCAGTGCTGGTGTGAAGCCCTGAACAGCTCCCAGCTGGGCACTGGGCAGAAGAAAAGCCCCTAATTGCCCCCGATTGCCCCCAcctggccctgcctgcctgcctcacccccagccccaggaccaGCACCCCGCTGTGGGCTCGGGGACCAGCCCTGGGTGTTCCTGTCCCGGTGAAACTCAGGCAGCCTGACACAGAAGGGAGGCTCCGTGCTGCAGGGTGGAATGACCCTGTGCAAACAACAGCCGGGATTTTCATCTATCCACGTCCTTCCTCTGCCCCGAggagcagccccctgccccgctctCGGCTCCCCCGGCAGACCTGGCTGACATGGCGTTTCCTGAATCCCCAATGCTCCGTGTCGGCTCTGCCGAGATAAGGAGCTTTAGGAAGCTTCGCTCACCCAGCACTGTGCCAAGCATTGGTGCTGGGGATGttatgtgttgggtttttttctgaaaatatttccagtaaatAGTGATTTTTCCAGCAGTAACTGCTGTGCAAGCAAAATGGCTTCAGCAGTGATCTCAGCCAGTGCTCCCAGTTCCCACTGCTTGCTTCTCCCACCAGGGAGGTCTCCCCTCCTGGGAAAAGACCCAACTCCATAAAAtaaaagggaggaaggagaaatgagGAAGAATGGAGAAGGAATCACAAGCCTGCTGACAATTTCCCATCAGCTCAAATCAAGCTGCGTTGAAATCCTCCAGCAGCTTTTTCAGACGGGAGCAGTTCCAGCCCTGTTGCCTCATTTCCCACCAGACACATCCCCTGTTACTGCCGGGCATgtccccggggaggggggagccctGAGGCGGGGGGGGACAGAGCCTGCTCCCCATCTCTTGCTCTCCCCGCAGAGGACACGGTTTTCCTCCGAGACGAGGATGAGCGCTGTGAGTACGTGCTGTCCCAGCAGGGTCTCATCTACCAGGGCACCTGTGACTACATCACCTCTGTCCCCTGGAACTTTGGCCAGGTGAGTGGGGCATGGCCCCCGGGAGCCCCGGGACCCCCGGCCAAGCCCAGCTCCGTgcagccctggcactgcagggcagaggggctggtgCCACATGTGTGCCCCGAACATGGCCAGCACCTTGGGGATGATCTGGCCCCGCCATGCAGCCGTGGGACAAACAAGCCAAGCTCTCATTTCCAAGAAGGGAACGTGCTGACTTCAAAGCGTGGCAGGGTGAGGGGAGCGTTCCTGCATGGCTCCTGGGGGCCCTGGGGCCGCACGCTCCTAATCGGGGTGGCCACGCTGCACCGGGAGCCAGCACCCGATAACACGCTCCCTGGTGCCATGCTGGCCATGCCGATAAGGCAGCAGCCGTGCCCCAAgatgcagccccccccccccactgggccccagcacaggggacccccagccgcccccccaaGCCCGGGGCTCTCCCAGAGGGTCtgcggggctggcaggagcaggacaAGCACTCGGTtcagggcagggctgtgagtCACCCGGTGATGGGAAATCGGTGGTTTTCCCCAAGGTCAGCTCCGTGCCTGACGCTGGTGCaggggtggctgcagggagcaggatCTGGCCCCAGCGCGAGGGCAGGAGCTCGCCCTTGGGCTTCACAGCCTGagccccaccagctgcagcgCCAACCCCTTGTCACGGTGGCACAAATGGGGGATGTCACTTAGCAGGCACTGGCTCGGGGAGAGGACCCTGGAGATGCGTGACCCCTGTgtgccaggcagctctgcttgcAGGGGCATCGTGGTGAGCCAGGGCGTGAGGTGGGAGAGCCTCCGTGTGCCAGGGGGGCCTCACACACCTTGTCTCCCCTCTCTGCACCAGTTTGAGGATGACGTCTTGTCCATCTGCCTCAAGCTGCTAGACACAAACCCCAAATTCCTGAGGGACCAGAACCAGGACTGCTCCCACCGCAATGACCCCGTGTACATCGGCAGGGTGATGAGTGCCATGGTGAGTCCTGTAGAGCTCTGGCCACCAGCGCACCCAGAGGGGTGGCCCCATGTCCCCTGGGGCGCAAACCTCCCTCTTGCTGTCCCCCCAGCTACAGCCTGCAACTACAACTGTGACAGAGGTGGCATTTGCCATTCCCCACTCTGGTCACACCATTTTCCCTCCCTGGGGTGTTTCACATCCCCTTTCCAACCTTTCCTGCTATTGCTCTTATATCACATACACGTGTAAGAGCTTTCTAAGAGAAGAGAGATAGCAGAGGTGGGCACACACCACCCCAGGAGCAGCCTTTGCtccttgctggctgctgcaggtgatAATCACACCCAAACTCCCAGGCAGGAGGACATGCTTCTCAAATCCATCCCCAGTTAGCACATCCCCACTCTCCCACCCTGTGCCTCCCCAGCAACTCGGGATGTAGGCGGAGGCGGGTGGCGGTGTAAGACCACACTGGGATGCACACAGATGCTCTTGCACCACATCGCCTGCATCCCGGTGAGCTCTTGCACAGCTCCAGGTTGGCGAGGTGGTGACGGCATGTGTGAGCTGGGGGAAGGCACTTTCCCTCCCtcaccagcctgctcctgccccatccATCGCAGCCCCTCTTGTCGTGCCACAGATAAATTGTAATGAtgaggacctgggggtgctggcggGGCGGTGGGACAACCATTACGAAGATGGGACGAGCCCGATGGCCTGGATCGGGAGCGTGGATATTCTCAAGAGGTGGAAGAAGTTTGGGTGCCAGCCCGTCAAATATGGCCAGTGCTGGGTCTTCGCTGCTGTGGCGTGTACTGGTGAGATCAGCCATCTCCTgtctccccttccctgcaggtTGGGGTCACCCATGTCCCCCCTGTCTCCCTGCCCTCCacctgctccctgtgctgcagcaggagggaaccGCTAGGGCTGATTACAATTAGCCTGCAATGATTGCTTAGCAATTAAGCTCTCTGTTATTCTAAGTTCTCAGGAAacggagggaaaaaaattatagaaaagAGCTCTGGCTTTTCAATTAGCAGAGAGGGAGGAGCTGGATGTactgcacagaagaaaagcagctttaagGTCAAGTTTACAATAGTCATGaatccactgaaataaaaataatttcactgcCATCAGGGCAGTCGGGCTGGggcaaaagagaagaaaaattccagGCTCGCTTCTGTTGTGAAGTGCATGCACACACTTGTGCAATTTTGCCCCGAGAAAAGCGCTGTACTTGCAGGGATGCATGAGCGCGTGTGTGCATTTATGTATCGCAGATATACGAGATCCTTTTTAGAGGAGAGAAATAGCAAAAAACTAAAGTGGATCTTCTGCAACTCACAGAAGTTTATAGCTTTCCTTTGAAGCATTGTAACTACCTCCTGTTCCCCAGGGAGCTCCGCTCGCAGTAAAAGGCAGCTGTGAGATTAAACAAGAGGTTGCCGTGCGCTGCTGCCCGTGCACTCCCTCAAAAGCGCTCACAGCcgcttttttgccttttttctacTGCAATATCAAAACCCAGCAGACTGTCGGTGCCGCGTGCCACCCATCTTGCCCACGGCACACTGAGCCCCATGATGACTGCAGGAACTGGCTCGTCCTGGGGATCAGTCCCCAGGCACCTCTCcaagggggaaagggaagggcaggagctGCGCAGACCCAGGGCTCCTtggggcaggagctgtgcaAACCTGGGGCTCTATGGGATGGGAGCCGTGCaaacccagggctgcccaggACAGGAGCTGTGCAAGCCATGGGCTGTGCAAACGTGGAGCTCCATGGGGTGGGAGCTGTGCAAATCCAAGGCTGTGCAAACCCGGGACCCCacctcaccctgccctgcctccctgcagtcATGCGGTGCCTGGGGATCCCCAGCCGGGTGGTGACCAACTACAGCTCAGCCCACGACACCAATGGCAACCTGGTCATTGACCGCTACCTCAACGAGTCAGGGGACTTGCAGCAGTCCAAGGAGAAGATTTGGTGAGTAGCATGGTGGGACCCCAGCTTGCCCACCCCCAGGGCAGTGTTGACTCTTCCCCAGTACTTCCCCAGAGCCCGGCgggtgctgggggaggctgAGGCCCCTTTGTCCTGGCTTCCCTTGCAGGAACTTCCACTGCTGGATAGAGTCCTGGATGGCCCGTCCAGACCTGGCACCCGGCTACGATGGGTGGCAGGTGCTGGACCCAACACCCCAGGAGAAGAGCGAAGGTACGGCACACCCCACGCTGGCACTGCATCCCGCCCCACACCTCTGACATGGCGGGGTCTCCCCCCACCGCAGCCATGTCCCACCACGCTGGTGGCCAAACCCTGGGTGGTCGGTGATGGCGGCTCCGCTCCCTACAGGGGTTTTCTGCTGCGGGCCGGCCCCGGTCCGAGCCATCAAGGAGGGCGACCTGCAGCTGAAGTACGACATTCCCTTCGTCTTCGCGGAGGTGAACGCTGACCTGGTGTACTGGGTGGTGAAGCACGATGGGTCGCAGAAGAAAAGCACCCAGTCCTCGCTCGTGGGGAAGAACATCAGCACCAAGAGTGTaggcagggacagcagagagGACATCACCCACAACTACAAGTACCCAGAGGGTACGGGGCAGCAGTGGGGGCAGAGACGGGTGGGGGTGGCTGCTGGGACACAGCGGGGAAACAATTAATTAATGCAACTGCACCAGgagagcagaagcagcctggACCATGCTCCCCCGGACCCCCCTGGGAATGATGTGTTTTCTCATGCACGACAGggtctgaaaaggaaagagaagtgtTTGCGAAGGCAGAGCATGAGAGGAGCTCTCTCGGGGAGGACGACGAGGGGCTGCACGTCAGGATCAAGCTGTCGGAGGGTGCAAACAACGGCTGCGACTTCAATGTCTTCGCTGCCATCAGCAACAACACAGACACAGAGCGAGTCTGCAGGCTCATGCTGTGCGCCCGGACTGCCAGCTACAACGGCACTGTTGGGCCCCAGTGTGGCATGAAGGACCTGCTGAACGTCACCCTTGCGCCCCGGGCAGGTAAGAGATCTGCTGGCAGTGAGGACAGGAGGCTTCGGTGAGGGCTGGGTCAGGTCAGCAATTTTTCCATGTTCAGCTCCCAGGGTCTGCAGTGAAGCTGTGGTTCTGGggtgggggccggggccgggtcCCCCCAGCAAAGCAGCGCTGCCACTGGGTCTGGGCTCTGCGCCGACAGCTTTCCAGAGAGGAAACCTGGTCACAGCCGCCCACTCCGTGCACACGACAGCTGAGCGACAATAAGCGCTGGGTACGTCCCGTTGGTGTGGGGAGCCACGAGCAGCAGGACAGGCTTCAGGCTCGCACAGagtcccccagccccgctcagGACCTGAGGGCCAGCACCAGCTCCCCAAAAACATGGTGTGAGCCAAGGGCAGGTTTTGCTGGCAGCCTTCTCCATCCTTGTTTCTCCAGCCTGGCATGAGAACTGCCGGTGCCACAGGGGCGATGGTaccccctccctctgcctgtATCCCCTTGTTTGTACCACCACCACCGGTTCGCCAGGTCGGCATGCTCTaggctggcacagggcagcgACTGGAAGAGTTTGTTTAATCCCAtggaaaaacagcagcattaaagcatgggcaggggctgggcagcacgGACAGCCAGCACCCAGAGATGGTGCTGGGGCACTTCTCCATCTGACAGCCCCATGCCATGTCACCCCCATTTGCCAGCGACTGCCTCGGCAGGCAAAGCCCCAGGCTGGTGGGGGCTTGTGcaagctgcagctccagcacaaGGCTGCTCAGTGAACGATGCCTCCTTCGGGGTCTTCCTCCTTATTTATCTACTACTGTGGATTTTTAATCTTTGATGAAAGGATACGGAACATTGCTCAGGCAGGGCGCAGGAAAGGCATTTAGAGCAGGACTAAAGTCACTGCCATTACATCCATCATGCCCAGGGAGCAAGCTGCATGCATCCCAAGGCTGCTGTCCCAGAGAGCTCTGTTGCACTTGTCTGCATCCCTCTCTTGCTCTTCCATACACCTCTGCTTTGCAAGCTGGAGCCGGGCCAGGCTGGTCTCTGAACAGGATTTTCCCACAAGGCAGGGAGAGCGGGACTGACCTCAGGTCAGCTCCAAGAGCACGGTCCCAGGCTGGGGGGAAGCAGAGGGTGCTGGGTTTTGACAgtcacagcagcactggagctCTCAGCATCTCCTCCTTGTGTGGGCGCAACGTTTCAGTCCTGGTGCAGGCCAGCTGAACTTTCCTTTGACTTTGTTACAAATTACCATTACCGCCTGGTAATTAAACCAGAGTTTTGATTTATGTCAAGTTTTCCACAGACCCTTCAGGGTTTAGAAACGTAATACATCTGCTGTCCTGGAACAGCCTAATTTTTAATCTACGCCAAAATCTGCTCTCCTAACCAGGCCCGTAACAAATGTAGCGCTCGGCTCTCTGCTATTTATTGAGATCCATTAAGGGAATAACAAATGtgcctgcttttgctgctgcgGAGCAGGATGCTGCCTTTGCTCCTGCTGGCAAAGCCCTCCCCGTGGCGTCGGCGCTGGCAGGTACCAGCACCTGTAGAGCTGCTCCAGAACcttctgctgggctggatggggacagcaggggCCACATGGtgcccagcccaccagagggGCCCTGCTGGCCTTTAGAGTCTTTAATGTTCCCATCCACAAGTTAATCTAACATCATTTTCTCTGAAGCTTTAACTATGAGCTCCTGAAGCTTCTTCCCCCAGCATGTGCTTGGGAACGCAGACCCCAGGACTCCCAGACCACAGCCTTTCGGGAGCCCCTCCGCTCCATGCTGGCACGGGGAGCCCAGCTGGAGCGGTGCTGGGCCCGTCCCTCTCCCCGCAGCCTCAGCCCTTTATGTCCTGCCCCGGGAACGCCAAGCTTCACTTCCAGTGGTCACGGCCTCCCCAGGGTCCTTCCCCAAGACAGCTCCGCAGCTGGCTGCCATCTGCCTCTCCCGCTCAGCACAAGACCACCCAGTCCCCAAAGGGCTTTGGGATAAACAGGGCTCCGAGCTGAGCaagggcagctgccagggagctgGGCTGTCTCCCGCCACCGGCTGTGAGGGCTGGCAAAGCCCCTCCAGGGCCCTGGCGCAGGCGCATCCCTGCGTgggtggcagcagcaccagcaccccagggacCCAGCTGCGCACTTGACTGGCTGCAAGTGTCAATGGCTCATTTGGGAAACGTCAGTGATCTGGGGCTTGATGACAGCTAGCTAAATATAAcctattttcttttggaaatgatAAGGATTGACATCCCCCAGCACAGGCTTGTTTGTGGGCTCATGGTGCTGTGCTCACCTCATGATGCCCCTTCCCCACATAGGGACCCAAGTGCTGCGGGGACCCCAGTTCCCCCATCCTTGCAAGGCACCTGGAGAAGCTCCTGGGGAGcccacagcatcccagcagcagctgggtgccAGTGCAGGGCcgtgggtgctgggctgggaagggggtgAGCCCTGACCCCACTCTGCTTCCCCTTCCAGAGAAGACCGTGCCCCTGTGCATCCTGTACGAGAAGTACAGGGAGAGCCTGACCCAGGACAATCTCATCAAGGTGGTGGCTCTCCTAACAGAGTACCAGACTGGCAACATTGCCGTGGCCATGAGGGATGTCTACATCCAGAATCCAGAGATCAAGATCAGGGTAAGGGCCCCAGACCCTGTCCCAGGTAGGTCTGGGGGGAACACTTCCCCTTGACGGGGGTTGCTGCGATCACCATGGGGGGTTGCTCTCAGTGACCCAAGCCCTAGGGCAACCCCACAGTGGTGGGGCTTCAGCAGCATCCCCGGGGACCTGCCTCAGCCCCACCAGGCTCGGGGTGGCAGGGGGAGCACCATGGCCCCCAGgcatggcagtgctgggggtcCAACCCCTCCTGCTTGCAGGTTTTAGGGGAGCCGATGCAGAAGCGGAAGCTGGTGGCAGAGATCAGCCTGGTGAACCCCCTCACAGACCCCCTGAACAACTGCGTGTTCGTGGTGGAGGGTACCGGCCTCACCGATGGGCAGCGGATCAAGGAGCTGTAAGAGCTTTTCCCGTTGGGAATGGGGTGGAATTTTGTGCCTGGAGCCCTCCAGggagggcagccctggggcctGGCTCCGCTATGGACacagtgggagctggggctACGCTGGTtgctgcagggcacaggggCTTTGAGCATCTGTGCGtcactggggaggggggcttgGCCACACCACAGGGGGGTCCCTGCTTCCCAGGGTCCCAGCTCCCTTCGGCAGCATGGTGGGCACAGGGAGGGTGATGGAttgtggggagggagaggggccACCCTGCTgacccctgccctcctgcagtgaggagCCCGTGCAGCCGCAGGCTGAGGTCAAGTTCAGGCTGGATTTCGTGCCATACCAGGCGGGGCTGCGCAAGCTG
Encoded here:
- the TGM2 gene encoding protein-glutamine gamma-glutamyltransferase 2 isoform X2; the protein is MAEDLVLETWDLQCERNGREHRTAEMGCQQLVVRRGQPFIITLHFSGRGYEEGVDKLAFNVETGPCPIETSGTKSHFAVTDFPEESGWSAVVQQQDGDSLSISLCSPASACIGRYSLTLETSTGYQGTSCHIGHFVLLFNAWHPEDTVFLRDEDERCEYVLSQQGLIYQGTCDYITSVPWNFGQFEDDVLSICLKLLDTNPKFLRDQNQDCSHRNDPVYIGRVMSAMINCNDEDLGVLAGRWDNHYEDGTSPMAWIGSVDILKRWKKFGCQPVKYGQCWVFAAVACTVMRCLGIPSRVVTNYSSAHDTNGNLVIDRYLNESGDLQQSKEKIWNFHCWIESWMARPDLAPGYDGWQVLDPTPQEKSEGVFCCGPAPVRAIKEGDLQLKYDIPFVFAEVNADLVYWVVKHDGSQKKSTQSSLVGKNISTKSVGRDSREDITHNYKYPEGSEKEREVFAKAEHERSSLGEDDEGLHVRIKLSEGANNGCDFNVFAAISNNTDTERVCRLMLCARTASYNGTVGPQCGMKDLLNVTLAPRAEKTVPLCILYEKYRESLTQDNLIKVVALLTEYQTGNIAVAMRDVYIQNPEIKIRVLGEPMQKRKLVAEISLVNPLTDPLNNCVFVVEGTGLTDGQRIKELEEPVQPQAEVKFRLDFVPYQAGLRKLMVDFESDKLMGVKGYRNVIIAPQPK
- the TGM2 gene encoding protein-glutamine gamma-glutamyltransferase 2 isoform X1, with the translated sequence MLLAFRNRSTGVAFQSLCEGARTTPCLPQSHLQHPRERDCAIPTGTPGETASLLQCCRLSWLRGLPAPQQRCQRGSFWSDLVLETWDLQCERNGREHRTAEMGCQQLVVRRGQPFIITLHFSGRGYEEGVDKLAFNVETGPCPIETSGTKSHFAVTDFPEESGWSAVVQQQDGDSLSISLCSPASACIGRYSLTLETSTGYQGTSCHIGHFVLLFNAWHPEDTVFLRDEDERCEYVLSQQGLIYQGTCDYITSVPWNFGQFEDDVLSICLKLLDTNPKFLRDQNQDCSHRNDPVYIGRVMSAMINCNDEDLGVLAGRWDNHYEDGTSPMAWIGSVDILKRWKKFGCQPVKYGQCWVFAAVACTVMRCLGIPSRVVTNYSSAHDTNGNLVIDRYLNESGDLQQSKEKIWNFHCWIESWMARPDLAPGYDGWQVLDPTPQEKSEGVFCCGPAPVRAIKEGDLQLKYDIPFVFAEVNADLVYWVVKHDGSQKKSTQSSLVGKNISTKSVGRDSREDITHNYKYPEGSEKEREVFAKAEHERSSLGEDDEGLHVRIKLSEGANNGCDFNVFAAISNNTDTERVCRLMLCARTASYNGTVGPQCGMKDLLNVTLAPRAEKTVPLCILYEKYRESLTQDNLIKVVALLTEYQTGNIAVAMRDVYIQNPEIKIRVLGEPMQKRKLVAEISLVNPLTDPLNNCVFVVEGTGLTDGQRIKELEEPVQPQAEVKFRLDFVPYQAGLRKLMVDFESDKLMGVKGYRNVIIAPQPK